The genomic segment GGCGGCGACAGCGTGGAAGTGATCGACGTCAGCGGCCCGCAGCCGCGAGCCGTGCGGCGCATCCGCACCGGCGAGGGCGCACACGCGTTCCGCTCCGCCGGCGACGGGCGCCATGTGTACGTCAGCAACCGCGTGGCCAACACCATCAGCAGGATCGACCTGCAGTCCATGCAGGTGGTCGGCAGCCTGAAGGCGCCCGGCGGTCCCGACTGCATCGAGGTCCTCGCGGGCGGCAGGCTGCTGATGGTGACGTCGCGCTGGGCGCGCAAGCTCACCGTGATCGACACCGAAGCGGGCAAGGTGGTCCGCACCGTGGCAGTCGGCAAATCTCCCCATGGCGTCTGGACGCTCGATCACGCGCGGCGCTAGGTTCCGCTGGGCTTCGGGCCTGCTGGCATTCGCGCTCCTCGCCGGCGCGGCGCCGGTGCAAGCGCAGTCTTGCGACAAGCCTCTGTACCTCACGTTCGACACGGGCCACATGGAAGTGGCGCCGCTGGTGGCCGACGTGCTTCGGCAGCATGGCGTGAAGGCCACCTTCTTCGCCGCCCACGAACCGACCAGGTCGGGCGACGGCAGCCTGGGCGAGCACTGGTCGGCGTGGTGGAAGGCGCGCGCCGCCGAAGGCCACGAGTTCGCATCGCACACCTGGGACCACGTCTACTGGCGCGCCGACCTGCCGGGCGAGCCGGCGCGCTTCAAGGTGCGGGCGTCTGCCGGCGAGGAAGCAGGGCGCGACAGGACGTGGACGGCCGCGCAGTACTGCGACGAAATCGCGCGCGCCGCACGGCGCCTGCAGCAGGTGACGGGCAAACCGCCGCTGCCGTTGTTCCGCGCGCCCGGCGGCAAGACCTCGCCGAAGTTCCTGGCCGCCACACGCGCCTGCGGATGGGAGCACGTGGGCTGGTCGCCCGCCGGCTTCCTGGGTGACGAGCTTTCGAGCGAATCGGTCTCCAACCGCGAGTTGCTGGACCGGGCCCTGCGAGACGTGCGCAGCGGCGACATCCTGATGGCCCACCTGGGCATCTGGTCGCGCAAGGATCCGTGGGCGCCCGCCGTCCTGGGGCCGCTGGTGGCGGGCCTGAAGCAGCGCGGCTTCTGCTTTCGCACGCTGCGGGAGCATCCGCGCTACACGGCCTGGATTGCCGAGCGCGAGGCGAAGAAATGAACGCACTGCAAGAAATCTTCGACCTGGCGCAGCAGTGGCTGTTCGAGAAGGCGGCGGAGCCGCTGATGTTCGCGATCGGCCTGGGCCACCTGCTGGAGGACGGCTATGCCGCCACGGGCTGGCTGCTGGTGGGCCTCCTGCAGATCGCGGTCATGCTCGCGGTCATCGCTCCGCTGCAACGCTGGCGGCCCGTCGAGGCGGTGACGGACCACACCGCGATCCGCACGGATATCGTCTACACGCTCGTGCACCGGCTGGGCCTGTTCCGCCTCGCGCTGTTCTTCACGGTCGAGCCGCTCTTCGACGAGCTGTTCGGCCGCCTGCGCGCATCCGGCGTGGGCGCTTTCCACCTCGACCACGTCTGGCCCGGCGTCACCGACATCCCGTGGGTCGCGTTCCTGGTCTACCTGGTGGTCTTCGACTTCGTCGACTACTGGATCCACCGCGGGCAGCACGGCCTGCGCTGGTGGTGGAGCCTGCACGCGCTGCACCACTCGCAGCGGCAGATGACGATGTGGAGCGACAACCGGAACCACCTGCTCGACGACCTGCTGAGGGACAGCGTGCTGGTGCTGGTGGCGCAGGCGATCGGCGTCGCGCCCGGCCAGTTCGTTGCCCTCGTGGCGGTCACGCAGCTCTCCGAGAGCCTGCAGCACGCCAATCTGCGCCTGTCGTTCGGGCGTTTCGGCGAGCGCCTCTGGGTGAGCCCGCGGTTCCACCGGCTGCACCACAGCATCGGCCTCGGGCACGAGGCGCGCGGGCGCGGCACGCTGGGCGGCCACAACTTCGGCGTGCTGCTGCCCTGGTGGGACATGCTGCTGCGCACGGCGAACTTCGAACACCGTTTCGACCCGACGGGCATCCGCGACCAGGTGGAGCAGGGCCGCGATTACGGCCGCGGCTTCTGGTCGCAGCAGTGGCTCGGCCTCAAGCGGCTGGCGGGGAAGGGCTGACGCGAGCCCGCTAGCATCGAGGGATGTCTTCAAGCCCGAACTTCGGCCTCGTCATCGTCGGCGACGAGATCCTCTCCGGCAAGCGCGCCGACAAGCACATGCCCAAGCTGATCGAGCTGCTCGCCGAGCGCGGCCTGCAGCTGGCCTGGGCCGATTACGTCGGTGATTCGCCCGGGCGGATCACGGCCACCTTGCAGCGCGCCTTCGCTTCCGGCGACGTGGTGTTCTCCTGCGGAGGCATCGGCGCGACGCCGGACGACCACACGCGCCAATGCGCCGCGCGCGCGCTCGGTGTCGAACTCCAGTTGCACCCCGAGGCCGAAGTCCTGATCCGAGAGCGCATGCAGGACGTCGCCCGCGAGCAGGGCGTCCCCTACGAACCCGATCGGGCCGACAACGTGCACCGCCTGAACATGGGCGTGTTCCCCAAGGGCGCGCGCATCATCCCCAATCCCTACAACAAGATCCCCGGATTCAGCGTCGGCGACGTGCACTTCGTGCCCGGATTCCCGGTGATGGCCTGGCCGATGATGGAATGGGTGCTGGACCGGCACTACACCCACCTGTTCCAGCGCGGCGCCTGGGTCGAGAAGTCGGTGATCGTGTTCGGCGCGATGGAGGCGACGCTCACCCCGCTGATGGAGGAGGTCGAGCGCGACCACCCCGCGATCAAGGTGTTCAGCCTCCCGAGCGTCGACCACCCCCAGTACGGCCGCCACATCGACCTCGGCGTCAAGGGCGGGCCGGCCGCGGTGGAGCCCGCCTACGCGCAGTTGCTGGCCGGGCTGCACGCGCTGCGCGCCAAGCTGGGCCCTGAATTGGTGCGATAACATCCGCGCACCAATCGCGGGCGTCCCGGGATCTGCACCTTTGTAGTGCAAAACTCATCCGCCGCCGCCAGCCTTCCGTAGGGAAACTGGCCCCCGTCTCCTCGACAATCGCCCGGCTCCGGGGCTGGGGCCATGCACCAGCTTTGGCACAGAACCTGCATTCCCGAGCCCCGTCCTTTTCCCAACAACCATCCAACCGGAGAAAACCTGATGGCAGCCAAGACCGTCGCAGACGTCATGAAGATGGTGAAGGAGAACGAAGTCAAGTTCGTCGACTTCCGCTTCACCGACACCCGCGGCAAGGAGCAGCACGTGACCGTGCCCGTCTCCCATTTCGACGAAGACAAGTTCAGCTCCGGCCATGCTTTCGACGGCTCGTCCATCGCGGGCTGGAAAGGCATCGAAGCCTCCGACATGCTGCTGATGCCGGACCCGAACACGGCCAACGTCGACCCGTTCTTCGAAGAGACGACGCTGATCCTCACCTGCGACGTGCTGGAGCCGGGTGACGGCAAGGCCTACGACCGGGACCCGCGTTCCATCGCCAAGCGCGCCGAGGCCTACCTCAAGGCCAGCGGCCTGGGCGACACCGCCTTCTTCGGCCCCGAGCCCGAGTTCTTCATCTTCGACGACGTGCGCTGGGGCGCGGACGCCAGCGGCTCCTTCGTGGAGATCGACGAATACGAGGCGCCCTGGAACACCGGCAAGAAGATCGAAGGCGGCAACAAGGGCCACCGTCCCACCACCAAGGGCGGCTACTTCCCCGTGCCGCCGGTCGACAGCACGCAGGACATGCGCGCCGAGATGTCCCTCATCCTCGAATCGCTGGGCATCCCGGTCGAGGTGTTCCACCATGAGGTGGCCGGCGCCGGCCAGAACGAGATCGGCACCAGGTTCAGCACGCTCGTGCAGCGCGCCGACTGGACGATCCTGCTGAAGTACGTGGTCCACAACGTGGCCAACGCCTACGGCAAGACCGCCACCTTCATGCCCAAGCCCATCGTCGGCGACAACGGCTCCGGCATGCACGTGCACCAGTCCGTGTGGAAGGACGGCAAGAACCTGTTCGCCGGCGACGGCTACGCGGGCCTGTCGGACTTCGCGCTGTACTACATCGGCGGCATCATCAAGCACGCTCGCGCGCTCAACGCCATCACCAACCCCGGCACCAACAGCTACAAGCGCCTGGTGCCCGGCTTCGAAGCGCCCGTCAAGCTGGCCTATTCGGCCCGCAACCGTTCCGCGTCGATCCGCATCCCGTACGTGGCCAACCCGAAGGGCCGCCGCATCGAGGTGCGCTTCCCGGATCCCACCTGCAACCCGTACCTCGCCTTCGGCGCCATGCTGATGGCCGGCCTGGACGGCGTGGAGAACAAGATCCATCCGGGCGAGGCCGCCACCAAGGACCTGTACCACCTGCCGCCGGAAGAGGACGCGAAGATCCCGACCGTGTGCCACAGCCTGGACCAGGCGCTGGAATACCTGGACAACGACCGCGCGTTCCTGACCAAGGGCGGCGTGTTCACGGACACCATGATCGACGCCTATATCGAGCTGAAGATGGCGGAAGTGCAGCGTTTCCGCATGACGACGCACCCGATCGAGTTCGACATGTACTACAGCCTCTAAGGCGTGACCGGCAGGCTGTATTTCCAGACAGCCTGTTCCGCAAAAGCACCGCCCCGGCGGTGCTTTTTTGCTTTTTCCTTTTCAAATCATGGGTTTGCCTTGCATTCCTGATCAGTTACGCGATACTGGTAGGCCGTCCTGAGCACTCTTGTGCAAGGAGCTTTCCAATGAAAACCGCCGTTTCCCTCTCGCTCGTCCTGCTGTTGTCGGCTGCCCAGGCGCATGCCCAGGGCACCCGCATCTTCCGGTGCGGCAACACCTACACCAACGACGCCCAGCAGGCCCAGACGCAGGGCTGCAAGCTCGTCGAGGGCGGCAACGTCACGGTCGTGGAAGGCACCAAGGTCAACGGCGGCGCGGCCATCAAGGTGGCGGCGGTGACGACGCCCGGCGCCTCCGGGCAGCCCGGCTCCAGGGTCGATTCCGGCGAACAGAAGGCCCGTGATGCCGACGCCCGCCTGATCCTCGAGGCCGAGCTGAAGAAGGCCGAGGCGCGCCAGGCCGAGCTGCAGAAGGAGTGGAACAACGGCGAACCCGAGAAGCTCGGCCCCGAGCACCGCAACCACCAGAAGTACCTCGACCGGGTCGCCGAGCTGAAGGCGGCCATCGCGCGCAACGAGACTGACATCGCCGGCATCCGGCGCGAGCTCGGGCGCCTGCCCGGCGCGGCCGCCGCCGCGACCGCGGCCAAGTGACGGCTTGACGGACGGTTTTCGGCAGGCTCCCATGTCGCCGGCACAAGGCCGGTACCAGGCCTTCGACCTGCTCGCTACGCTCGTGGCGGTGGTCTCCACCGACGGCCGCGTGCTGTTCGCCAACGCGGCGCTCGAAGACGCCCTCGGCAGCTCGCGCCGCACGATCGAAGGCTCGAGCTTTCCCAACTGCTTCACCGAACCGCGGCTGTTGCGCACGGCGCTGGAAGGCGCGGGCAGCAACGAATTCGCGGCCCTGCGCTACGACGCCTGGCTGAACCGGCACGGAGCCGAGGCGCTGCAGGTGCACGTGGTCGTGGCCCAGACCGAGCGTCCCGGCGAGATCGTGGTCGAACTGCTCCCGCTGGAGCAGCAGGCGCGGCAGGAGCGCGAGGAGCGGCTGCTCGACCAGGCGCAGGCCAACAAGGAGTTGATCCGCAACCTGGCCCACGAGATCAAGAACCCGCTGGGCGGCATCCGCGGCGCCGCGCAGCTGCTCGAGATGGAGATCGAGGGCCGCGACCTCAAGGAATACACGCGCGTCATCATCCACGAGGCCGATCGCCTGCAGACCCTCGTGGACCGGCTGCTCGCGCCGCACCGCCGCCCGCACGTGGTGGGCGACGTCAACATC from the Ramlibacter henchirensis genome contains:
- a CDS encoding polysaccharide deacetylase family protein, giving the protein MASGRSITRGARFRWASGLLAFALLAGAAPVQAQSCDKPLYLTFDTGHMEVAPLVADVLRQHGVKATFFAAHEPTRSGDGSLGEHWSAWWKARAAEGHEFASHTWDHVYWRADLPGEPARFKVRASAGEEAGRDRTWTAAQYCDEIARAARRLQQVTGKPPLPLFRAPGGKTSPKFLAATRACGWEHVGWSPAGFLGDELSSESVSNRELLDRALRDVRSGDILMAHLGIWSRKDPWAPAVLGPLVAGLKQRGFCFRTLREHPRYTAWIAEREAKK
- a CDS encoding sterol desaturase family protein, translating into MNALQEIFDLAQQWLFEKAAEPLMFAIGLGHLLEDGYAATGWLLVGLLQIAVMLAVIAPLQRWRPVEAVTDHTAIRTDIVYTLVHRLGLFRLALFFTVEPLFDELFGRLRASGVGAFHLDHVWPGVTDIPWVAFLVYLVVFDFVDYWIHRGQHGLRWWWSLHALHHSQRQMTMWSDNRNHLLDDLLRDSVLVLVAQAIGVAPGQFVALVAVTQLSESLQHANLRLSFGRFGERLWVSPRFHRLHHSIGLGHEARGRGTLGGHNFGVLLPWWDMLLRTANFEHRFDPTGIRDQVEQGRDYGRGFWSQQWLGLKRLAGKG
- a CDS encoding competence/damage-inducible protein A; its protein translation is MSSSPNFGLVIVGDEILSGKRADKHMPKLIELLAERGLQLAWADYVGDSPGRITATLQRAFASGDVVFSCGGIGATPDDHTRQCAARALGVELQLHPEAEVLIRERMQDVAREQGVPYEPDRADNVHRLNMGVFPKGARIIPNPYNKIPGFSVGDVHFVPGFPVMAWPMMEWVLDRHYTHLFQRGAWVEKSVIVFGAMEATLTPLMEEVERDHPAIKVFSLPSVDHPQYGRHIDLGVKGGPAAVEPAYAQLLAGLHALRAKLGPELVR
- the glnA gene encoding type I glutamate--ammonia ligase, whose translation is MAAKTVADVMKMVKENEVKFVDFRFTDTRGKEQHVTVPVSHFDEDKFSSGHAFDGSSIAGWKGIEASDMLLMPDPNTANVDPFFEETTLILTCDVLEPGDGKAYDRDPRSIAKRAEAYLKASGLGDTAFFGPEPEFFIFDDVRWGADASGSFVEIDEYEAPWNTGKKIEGGNKGHRPTTKGGYFPVPPVDSTQDMRAEMSLILESLGIPVEVFHHEVAGAGQNEIGTRFSTLVQRADWTILLKYVVHNVANAYGKTATFMPKPIVGDNGSGMHVHQSVWKDGKNLFAGDGYAGLSDFALYYIGGIIKHARALNAITNPGTNSYKRLVPGFEAPVKLAYSARNRSASIRIPYVANPKGRRIEVRFPDPTCNPYLAFGAMLMAGLDGVENKIHPGEAATKDLYHLPPEEDAKIPTVCHSLDQALEYLDNDRAFLTKGGVFTDTMIDAYIELKMAEVQRFRMTTHPIEFDMYYSL
- the glnL gene encoding nitrogen regulation protein NR(II), which encodes MSPAQGRYQAFDLLATLVAVVSTDGRVLFANAALEDALGSSRRTIEGSSFPNCFTEPRLLRTALEGAGSNEFAALRYDAWLNRHGAEALQVHVVVAQTERPGEIVVELLPLEQQARQEREERLLDQAQANKELIRNLAHEIKNPLGGIRGAAQLLEMEIEGRDLKEYTRVIIHEADRLQTLVDRLLAPHRRPHVVGDVNIHEVCERVRSLILAEFPKGLKVVREYDTSLPEFRADREQLIQAVLNIAHNACQALSERIAAGDAQLVFRTRVARQVTFGKQRYRLALELHVIDNGPGVPPSIKDRIFYPLVSGREGGSGLGLTLAQTFVQQHHGLIECDSVPGRTDFKILIPLP